A genomic segment from Salvia splendens isolate huo1 chromosome 13, SspV2, whole genome shotgun sequence encodes:
- the LOC121760584 gene encoding uncharacterized protein LOC121760584, whose amino-acid sequence MEYRSYWAIKKLNKDFQKAGEERRLFLNEMDEFQMEAYDCSSTYKERMKAYHDRMISPQELTLGDVVLLHNSRLSLFPEKLKSKWTGPYMIKKIYDSETVELLAPDGMLFKPMATV is encoded by the coding sequence ATGGAGTATAGGTCTTATTGGGCAATAAAGAAGTTGAATAAAGATTTCCAAAAGGCCGGGGAGGAAAGGCGTCTCTTTCTCAATGAGATGGATGAATTTCAAATGGAAGCCTATGATTGCTCATCTACTTACAAAGAAAGGATGAAGGCGTACCATGATAGGATGATTAGTCCACAAGAGCTCACCTTGGGGGATGTAGTTTTGTTGCACAATTCGAGACTCTCTCTTTTCCCAGAAAagttgaagtccaaatggaccgGTCCGTACATGATCAAGAAAATCTATGATAGTGAGACGGTCGAGTTGCTAGCTCCGGATGGGATGTTGTTCAAGCCAATGGCCACCGTGTGA